The following are from one region of the Paenibacillus sp. JZ16 genome:
- a CDS encoding class I fructose-bisphosphate aldolase gives MNWRWVTMRADARLRRMFSEAGKCFDVAIDHGFFNEYSFLQSIENMKQAVETVVKANPDCIQLSLGQSKLLQHIPGKCKPGLVLRTDAANIYGPELPHYLFSQVIDHAVEHAVRMDAVAVCVNLLLLPNQPELHYQCVKNVMKLKTDCERYGMVLMVEPLVMLPNEAKGGYMVDGDIEKIIPLVRQAVELGGDVIKADPCDNILEYHRVIETASGVPVLVRGGGRASDEEIVNRTVSLMDQGASGIVYGRNVIQHPHPARMTQALMEIVHRGCSAEMALAILNGEDMADEA, from the coding sequence ATGAATTGGAGATGGGTGACCATGAGGGCAGATGCAAGGTTACGAAGAATGTTCAGTGAGGCGGGTAAGTGTTTTGACGTAGCCATCGATCACGGTTTTTTTAATGAGTATTCCTTTTTGCAATCCATAGAAAACATGAAACAAGCGGTCGAAACCGTCGTAAAAGCCAACCCGGATTGTATTCAGCTTAGCCTTGGCCAATCCAAGCTGCTGCAGCATATTCCTGGTAAATGCAAACCTGGCTTGGTTCTGCGTACCGATGCAGCAAATATCTATGGTCCAGAATTACCTCATTATTTATTTAGCCAAGTAATAGATCATGCCGTCGAGCATGCGGTTCGAATGGATGCTGTAGCTGTATGTGTGAATTTGCTTCTTCTACCGAATCAACCAGAGCTGCATTACCAATGTGTGAAAAATGTCATGAAGTTAAAAACGGATTGTGAACGCTACGGTATGGTCCTCATGGTGGAGCCGCTTGTGATGCTGCCTAATGAAGCGAAAGGAGGCTACATGGTAGACGGTGATATTGAGAAAATCATTCCCCTTGTCAGACAGGCCGTTGAGCTTGGGGGCGATGTAATCAAAGCGGATCCATGCGATAACATCCTGGAGTACCATCGGGTTATAGAGACTGCCTCTGGAGTACCCGTGCTTGTTCGGGGAGGCGGCCGAGCCTCCGATGAAGAGATTGTGAACCGTACCGTGAGTTTGATGGATCAAGGAGCATCCGGCATTGTATATGGGAGGAACGTGATCCAGCATCCCCATCCAGCACGTATGACGCAGGCCTTAATGGAAATTGTGCACAGAGGCTGCAGCGCAGAGATGGCCCTTGCGATCTTAAACGGGGAGGACATGGCGGATGAGGCATAA
- a CDS encoding Gfo/Idh/MocA family protein encodes MRHKKTIRFGVIGCGLMGKEFASAAARWCHLTDVDFIPSITAVCDANRAATAWFEQEIPSVKHSYTDYKELLTDPQVDAVYCAVPHHLHAQIYTDIIRAGKHLLGEKPFGIDREANLAIRTALDENPSVLVRCSSEFPFFPGALQISQWVQEEKFGKIIEVEAGFWHSSDLDPNKPMNWKRRISANGEYGCMGDLGMHVLHLPMRFGWYPQNVRALLRNVIEERPDGKGGMEPCETWDNAILACDVQTSLQRFPMLLSTKRIAPGHANTWFIRIQGTAMSAEFTTKNPKQVSWLPYEPGGSQAWHVMDAPYKSAYSTITGGIFEFGFSDSILQMWAAFCDELVNGSDGMLQPFRCATPEEAEGSHRVFTAALESNRSGNTIPIPWRA; translated from the coding sequence ATGAGGCATAAAAAAACCATTCGTTTCGGTGTCATCGGATGCGGCCTCATGGGAAAAGAGTTTGCCAGTGCTGCTGCCAGATGGTGCCATCTGACCGATGTCGATTTTATACCGTCCATTACCGCCGTTTGTGATGCAAACCGAGCAGCCACGGCCTGGTTTGAACAAGAGATCCCCAGCGTTAAACATTCGTATACCGATTACAAAGAACTGTTAACAGACCCGCAGGTAGACGCCGTTTATTGTGCCGTACCGCATCATTTGCATGCACAAATATATACCGATATTATCCGAGCGGGAAAACATCTCCTTGGAGAGAAACCGTTTGGAATCGACCGGGAAGCGAATCTCGCGATCCGTACAGCATTAGATGAGAACCCGTCTGTCCTCGTGCGTTGTTCTTCGGAATTCCCTTTTTTTCCGGGTGCCCTGCAAATCTCCCAGTGGGTGCAAGAAGAGAAATTTGGAAAGATCATTGAAGTTGAAGCAGGCTTTTGGCATTCGAGCGATCTCGATCCTAATAAACCGATGAATTGGAAGCGAAGAATCTCCGCTAATGGCGAATATGGATGTATGGGTGATCTTGGAATGCATGTACTGCACCTGCCCATGAGATTCGGCTGGTATCCGCAGAATGTAAGAGCGTTGTTGAGGAACGTGATAGAAGAGCGGCCAGATGGTAAGGGGGGGATGGAGCCTTGCGAGACATGGGACAATGCGATTCTGGCCTGCGACGTACAAACATCGCTTCAACGCTTTCCTATGCTGCTTTCGACTAAACGAATAGCTCCCGGTCATGCGAACACATGGTTTATCCGTATCCAAGGGACGGCGATGTCCGCTGAATTCACGACGAAAAATCCGAAGCAGGTATCCTGGCTTCCGTATGAGCCAGGCGGAAGCCAGGCATGGCATGTCATGGATGCGCCTTACAAATCCGCTTACTCGACCATCACAGGAGGGATATTTGAGTTTGGGTTCTCGGATTCCATCCTCCAGATGTGGGCGGCTTTCTGCGATGAACTGGTTAACGGATCGGACGGCATGCTCCAACCTTTCCGATGCGCAACGCCTGAGGAAGCGGAAGGGAGCCATCGGGTGTTTACGGCTGCATTGGAATCGAATCGATCCGGTAACACCATTCCGATCCCGTGGAGGGCGTAA